One stretch of Rosistilla oblonga DNA includes these proteins:
- a CDS encoding PSD1 and planctomycete cytochrome C domain-containing protein — MIACWVPFRCDRVAAAFLTLTLLSSGVARAEEPSFFETQIRPILREYCFDCHGATEELEGGLDLRLVRFIKSGGDSGTALVPGDPEESLLLTRVRDGDMPPGEARVSDDKIAILEQWIASGAATLRPEPEQIGPGIPITEEERNYWAYQPIAPPQTPLPEARGTIRTPIDALLAAAMPEGLSFSPDADRFTTILRLFNDLIGLPPTAEQVDQWMQHSDPDWYEQLVEELLRSPHYGERWARHWLDAAGYADSDGYTVKDSSRDWAWRYRDYVIRSFSADKPFDRFITEQIAGDELAGPANGDWTAEQIELLSATGFLRMAADGTGSGDNSPEARNKTIADTMQIVCSTLLGSSVHCAQCHDHRYDPISHVDYFAIRSVFEPALDWKAWKAPRSRLVSLYTAADRAAAAAIEEEVKLVAKERAEKQAAFIQEVFEEELLKFEEPQRSQLREAYNTAKDKRTEEQKKLLAANPAVNITAGVLYQYRPDAAKELKEIDKRIGEMRAKKPVEEFIHALVEAPNHAPVTHLFHRGDFNQPKQEVLPAGLTVVAPEGAVAQFPSNDPELPTTGRRLAFARWLTDAKSNPLTPRAIVNRIWMHHFGRGIVSTPGDFGRLGGEPTHPELLDWLANDFVQHGWSLKHLHRQILKSTAWRQSSYREPTREAIDADNHYYWRKSLQRVDAEILRDSILSVSGNLDVDRFGPPVDIAEDETGQVRVDAKRPRRSIYVRARRSQPVGMLQTFDAPVMSINCDVRSVSTVAPQSLMMLNGDFILEQAALVAQRAVAAEQAKRSASNEDAAASEAVDSSWMPAIPKPIWTYGTGEVDEATGMLARFEALPNFTGTQYQGGPKVPAPGFGWVFLTKTGGHPGNPKNPAIRRWTAPADGQLSISGSLQHSSENGDGVRGRILSAGGLRGSWNAFHNSTATDVATFAVASGETIDLVTDCLTSETSDSFSWQVKLDFTPSDGKPHVYDSVADFGGPAKSEDIAPLPAQIAAAWQIVLSRSPTDSEMQTALQFANRQLTQLFADPQGTPQDKTPGRQVLINICQMLINSNEFLYIE; from the coding sequence ATGATTGCATGTTGGGTTCCGTTTCGCTGTGATCGTGTTGCCGCCGCTTTCCTGACGCTGACGCTGCTGAGTTCCGGCGTGGCGCGGGCTGAAGAGCCTTCGTTTTTTGAAACGCAGATTCGGCCGATCTTGCGCGAGTATTGTTTCGATTGCCACGGCGCGACCGAAGAGCTGGAAGGTGGGCTCGATCTGCGACTGGTTCGCTTCATCAAATCGGGAGGCGATTCGGGAACGGCGCTTGTGCCGGGCGATCCCGAGGAGAGTTTGTTGCTGACGCGCGTTCGCGACGGCGACATGCCACCGGGGGAAGCTCGCGTATCGGACGACAAAATTGCGATCCTGGAACAATGGATCGCCAGCGGCGCCGCGACGCTGCGTCCCGAACCGGAACAGATCGGGCCGGGGATCCCGATCACCGAAGAGGAACGCAACTACTGGGCCTACCAACCGATCGCGCCGCCGCAGACGCCGCTTCCCGAAGCGCGAGGGACGATCCGCACGCCGATCGATGCGTTGTTGGCCGCCGCGATGCCCGAAGGCTTAAGCTTTTCGCCCGACGCCGATCGCTTCACCACGATCCTGCGCCTGTTTAACGACTTGATTGGTCTTCCGCCGACCGCGGAACAAGTCGACCAATGGATGCAGCATTCCGATCCCGATTGGTACGAACAGCTCGTCGAAGAGCTGCTGCGTTCGCCGCATTATGGCGAACGCTGGGCCCGGCATTGGTTGGACGCAGCGGGCTATGCCGACAGCGACGGCTACACGGTCAAGGACAGCAGTCGCGATTGGGCGTGGCGGTATCGCGACTACGTGATCCGGTCGTTTAGCGCCGACAAACCGTTTGACCGCTTTATCACCGAACAGATCGCTGGCGATGAACTCGCCGGGCCTGCCAACGGCGATTGGACTGCGGAGCAGATCGAACTGCTGAGCGCAACCGGTTTTCTGCGGATGGCAGCCGATGGAACTGGCAGCGGCGACAACAGTCCCGAAGCTCGCAACAAGACGATCGCCGACACGATGCAGATCGTTTGCAGCACGCTGTTGGGTTCCAGCGTGCACTGCGCCCAGTGCCACGATCACCGTTACGATCCGATTTCGCATGTCGATTATTTTGCAATCCGATCGGTCTTCGAACCGGCGCTGGACTGGAAAGCTTGGAAGGCACCCAGGAGCCGATTGGTCTCGTTGTACACCGCCGCCGATCGGGCTGCCGCAGCGGCGATCGAAGAGGAGGTCAAGCTGGTCGCGAAGGAGCGAGCGGAGAAGCAGGCTGCGTTTATCCAAGAGGTCTTTGAAGAAGAGCTGCTGAAATTTGAAGAGCCACAGCGTTCACAGCTTCGCGAGGCCTACAACACCGCCAAGGACAAACGGACGGAAGAGCAGAAGAAGCTGCTGGCGGCCAACCCCGCCGTCAACATCACCGCTGGCGTTCTGTACCAATACCGGCCCGATGCGGCGAAGGAACTGAAGGAAATCGACAAACGGATCGGCGAGATGCGAGCCAAGAAGCCTGTCGAAGAGTTCATCCACGCGTTGGTCGAAGCGCCCAATCACGCGCCGGTCACGCATCTGTTTCACCGCGGCGACTTCAACCAACCCAAGCAGGAAGTGTTGCCGGCGGGGCTGACCGTCGTCGCTCCCGAAGGCGCCGTGGCCCAATTCCCCAGCAACGATCCCGAATTGCCAACGACCGGCCGGCGGCTAGCCTTTGCTCGTTGGTTGACCGACGCCAAAAGCAATCCGCTGACGCCGCGAGCGATCGTGAATCGGATTTGGATGCATCACTTCGGTCGCGGGATCGTGTCGACTCCGGGCGACTTTGGTCGCTTGGGCGGGGAACCGACGCATCCGGAATTGCTCGATTGGTTGGCAAACGATTTTGTCCAGCACGGTTGGAGTTTGAAGCACCTGCATCGTCAGATCCTGAAATCGACAGCGTGGCGTCAGTCGTCGTATCGCGAACCGACGCGCGAGGCGATCGATGCCGATAACCATTACTATTGGCGAAAGTCGCTGCAGCGAGTCGACGCGGAAATCCTTCGCGATTCGATCCTGTCGGTCTCCGGCAATCTCGACGTCGATCGGTTTGGGCCTCCCGTCGATATCGCCGAAGATGAAACCGGACAGGTCCGCGTCGATGCCAAGCGGCCGCGGCGCAGCATCTACGTCCGGGCGCGACGCAGCCAGCCGGTCGGCATGTTGCAGACATTCGACGCCCCGGTGATGAGCATCAACTGCGACGTCCGCTCGGTCTCGACCGTCGCTCCCCAGTCGCTGATGATGCTCAACGGCGACTTCATCCTCGAACAAGCCGCCTTGGTCGCGCAGCGCGCCGTCGCCGCCGAACAAGCCAAACGGTCGGCGTCAAACGAAGACGCTGCGGCTAGCGAAGCGGTCGACAGTTCGTGGATGCCGGCGATCCCCAAACCGATCTGGACTTACGGCACGGGAGAAGTCGACGAAGCGACCGGCATGCTGGCTCGTTTCGAAGCGTTGCCGAACTTTACAGGGACGCAGTATCAGGGAGGCCCCAAAGTGCCAGCTCCTGGTTTCGGTTGGGTCTTTCTGACTAAAACCGGTGGTCATCCTGGCAATCCGAAGAATCCCGCCATCCGACGCTGGACCGCTCCGGCCGACGGCCAGTTGAGTATTTCTGGATCGCTGCAGCATAGCAGCGAAAACGGCGATGGCGTTCGCGGGCGGATCCTTTCGGCCGGCGGACTGCGAGGCAGCTGGAACGCGTTTCACAATTCGACGGCTACCGACGTCGCGACCTTTGCTGTCGCCAGCGGCGAAACGATCGACCTTGTCACCGATTGTTTGACCAGCGAAACGTCCGACTCCTTCAGCTGGCAAGTAAAGCTCGACTTTACACCCTCCGACGGCAAGCCGCACGTCTACGATTCGGTCGCAGATTTTGGCGGCCCCGCCAAATCGGAGGACATCGCGCCGCTGCCAGCTCAGATCGCTGCCGCTTGGCAAATCGTGTTGTCGCGCTCGCCAACCGATTCCGAGATGCAAACCGCGTTGCAGTTTGCCAACCGCCAACTGACTCAGCTGTTTGCCGACCCTCAGGGCACACCGCAAGACAAAACACCGGGACGCCAGGTGTTAATCAACATCTGCCAGATGCTGATCAATTCCAACGAATTCCTGTACATCGAATAA
- a CDS encoding CocE/NonD family hydrolase: MFQIPIIALLVASGFVAAAEDYHVEKDVMVPMRDGVRLATDIYRPMVDGKPSEERLPVILSRLPYNKNGAKSRGAYYAKHGYVYVAQDTRGRYASEGVWHMLTDDGPDGVDCAAWIGKQPWSDGQIGMIGTSYFGGTQHAMAMAGAPELKTVIPVDAMANMGRQSIRNAGAFELRFWNWIFLNASNGSRAGQDPGTKKVLKEMATQRHTYLQNLPTRRGMTPLRLAPEYEDWLISAMENGPNDEFWEQNNIVDAPHKYKDIPVYLVSGWYDSWGGNNTATFKALRPEIKGPVYMIMGPWIHGQQAGYAHGQVSFGKQAAIADQWAWRREWYDHWLKGIDNSVGKADPFKTPVRIFVMGTGDGGKDEKGRLQHGGYWRSELDWPLERTQYTDFYLQPDGGLATEKPAVEEAVTQYDFDPKNPVPNIGGNISSANDIMLQGAFDQKGGSHIWNFKNPIPLSARKDVLVFQTEPLTEDLEVTGELEVRLFASSSAVDTDFTAKLIDVYPPSADWPGGFDMNIADGIVRARFRESLKKEVLMTPGETYEFTIKMYPTSNVFKKGHRIRVDISSSNFPRFDVNPNTGEPLNRHRRTVVATQTIHHDATRPSRIILPVIPAE; encoded by the coding sequence ATGTTTCAAATCCCCATCATCGCGCTGCTGGTCGCCAGCGGTTTCGTCGCCGCAGCCGAAGATTATCACGTGGAAAAGGACGTGATGGTCCCGATGCGCGATGGCGTTCGTCTGGCGACCGACATCTATCGGCCGATGGTCGATGGCAAACCGTCGGAGGAGCGGTTGCCGGTGATCCTGTCGCGTCTGCCGTACAACAAAAACGGAGCCAAGTCGCGCGGTGCTTATTACGCAAAGCACGGTTACGTTTACGTCGCGCAAGACACTCGCGGACGCTACGCATCCGAAGGAGTCTGGCACATGTTGACCGATGATGGCCCCGACGGCGTCGACTGCGCCGCCTGGATCGGCAAACAACCTTGGAGCGACGGTCAGATCGGAATGATCGGAACGTCCTATTTCGGCGGCACCCAACACGCCATGGCGATGGCTGGCGCGCCGGAACTGAAGACAGTGATTCCTGTCGATGCGATGGCGAACATGGGGCGGCAGAGTATTCGCAACGCGGGTGCGTTCGAGTTGCGTTTCTGGAACTGGATCTTCTTGAACGCGAGCAATGGCAGCCGCGCCGGACAAGATCCCGGCACCAAAAAGGTGTTGAAAGAGATGGCCACTCAACGCCATACCTATCTGCAGAATTTGCCGACACGCCGCGGGATGACTCCGCTGCGACTGGCTCCCGAATACGAAGACTGGTTGATCTCAGCGATGGAGAATGGTCCGAACGACGAATTCTGGGAGCAAAACAATATCGTCGATGCGCCACACAAATACAAAGACATCCCCGTCTACCTGGTCTCGGGTTGGTACGACTCTTGGGGCGGCAACAACACCGCCACATTTAAGGCGCTGCGACCGGAGATCAAGGGCCCGGTCTATATGATCATGGGACCGTGGATTCACGGCCAACAAGCCGGTTACGCTCACGGACAGGTTTCGTTTGGCAAGCAGGCCGCGATCGCGGATCAATGGGCGTGGCGACGCGAGTGGTACGACCACTGGCTCAAAGGAATCGACAACTCCGTCGGCAAAGCGGATCCCTTCAAGACTCCCGTGCGGATCTTCGTGATGGGAACCGGCGATGGCGGCAAGGATGAAAAGGGCCGCTTGCAGCACGGCGGCTACTGGCGAAGCGAATTGGATTGGCCCCTGGAACGGACACAGTACACCGACTTTTATCTGCAACCCGATGGCGGGCTCGCGACGGAAAAGCCGGCGGTCGAAGAAGCGGTCACCCAATACGATTTCGATCCTAAGAATCCGGTCCCCAACATCGGCGGGAACATCTCGTCGGCCAACGACATCATGCTCCAAGGGGCTTTTGATCAAAAGGGAGGCAGCCACATTTGGAACTTCAAGAATCCGATTCCGCTGTCGGCTCGCAAGGATGTCCTGGTCTTCCAAACCGAACCGCTGACCGAAGATCTGGAAGTCACCGGCGAATTGGAAGTTCGCTTGTTCGCGTCCAGCTCAGCCGTCGACACCGACTTCACCGCCAAGCTGATCGATGTCTATCCTCCTTCGGCCGATTGGCCGGGCGGATTTGATATGAACATCGCCGACGGGATCGTGCGAGCAAGGTTCCGCGAGTCGCTGAAGAAGGAAGTCCTGATGACACCGGGCGAGACGTACGAATTCACGATCAAGATGTATCCGACGTCGAACGTCTTCAAAAAGGGACATCGGATTCGCGTCGACATCTCCAGTTCGAACTTCCCTCGCTTCGACGTGAACCCCAACACCGGCGAGCCGTTGAACCGTCATCGCCGAACCGTCGTGGCGACGCAAACGATCCACCACGACGCAACGCGTCCTAGCCGGATCATTTTGCCGGTGATTCCAGCGGAATAA
- a CDS encoding PQQ-dependent sugar dehydrogenase encodes MDRTPRESAATVVRWGLVVGMLSTLPMNASAEQPLAKSQPRAAWTTSQISGSPEPPLPYTTERAFPSLTFNRCLELTAAPGSDRIFVVEERGKVFSFPNRSDVESADLVIDLAKAIPGVSRVYSLTFHPDFETNRYCYVCYIKKVGEPDGTHVARFKMTDADPPTIDVASETTLLTWLSGGHNGCCLKFGPDGCLYISTGDGGPANPPDPKHAGQDISNLLSSILRIDVDQQTADRNYQIPPDNPFVDLAGARGEVWAYGLRNPWRMSFDSETGDLWVGDVGWELWEMLNRVERGGNYGWSVLEGSHPSNPERKRGPTPILPPTIEHSHTESSSITDGLTYHGSRLPELRGTHIYGDYDTGKIWGFRFEAGQVVEHRELADTTHRIVSFGEDNNNAMYLLDHTAGTIHRLVANRPSEQPSRFPRKLSETGLFDSVVDQTPMPGVIPYSISAQPWADHAVAQRFVAVPGSEMIEPKPKTWAFPTGTVLVKTLSLDMEHGNPATRQHVETQILHYDGIDWLPYTYAWNQQQTDATLVPSDGDQRAFEIVDPASPGGLRNQTWRFAGRAECQRCHNSWSGPPLGFNSLQLNCDLDIGDAHVSQLDRLAEIGLLDKPIDPQDRESLVDPSDTSAETAPRARAYLQANCAHCHRQHAGGAVLSKMHSDVPLSETNMLDARPSQGTFGIHSAHVITPGDPLRSVLWYRMAKLGSGRMPHIGSSEVDVAGLELIGDWIDQLPPSESSSDAAALRRQSDALAALAELEQSAETETDAEASLEKLLSTTEGGLLLMRSLQQKTLPEAVASLTIARAAKHPDAGIRDLFERFLPADQRVERLGNVVATDQILALSGDADRGRLVFFETAGVSCKNCHRIGEAGTAVGPDLTTIGKKLSAAELLESILEPSKRIDAPYLTYLLETIDGRVLSGLLIGKDDNHMTLREATGTVVVVAADDIEQLVPQRKSLMPELLVRDLTSQQVADLLSYLISLK; translated from the coding sequence ATGGATCGAACGCCCCGCGAGTCCGCGGCCACTGTCGTCAGATGGGGGCTTGTTGTTGGGATGCTGTCGACGCTTCCGATGAATGCATCGGCCGAGCAACCGTTGGCAAAGAGCCAGCCTCGCGCGGCGTGGACGACTTCGCAAATCTCGGGCTCCCCCGAACCGCCTCTTCCCTACACGACCGAGCGCGCCTTCCCGTCGCTGACCTTCAATCGCTGTTTGGAGCTCACCGCCGCCCCGGGCAGCGACCGAATTTTTGTGGTCGAGGAACGGGGTAAAGTCTTTTCGTTTCCGAATCGGTCGGATGTGGAATCAGCTGATCTCGTGATCGATTTGGCCAAAGCGATCCCCGGAGTTAGCCGCGTCTATTCGCTGACCTTCCATCCCGATTTTGAAACCAATCGCTACTGCTACGTCTGTTACATCAAAAAGGTCGGTGAGCCCGATGGCACTCACGTCGCTCGGTTTAAGATGACCGACGCCGACCCGCCGACGATCGACGTGGCCAGCGAAACGACTCTGCTCACCTGGCTCTCCGGCGGCCACAACGGCTGCTGTCTGAAGTTTGGCCCCGACGGCTGCCTCTACATTTCCACCGGCGATGGGGGCCCAGCCAATCCGCCCGATCCGAAGCACGCGGGGCAGGACATCAGCAATTTGCTGTCCTCCATTTTGCGGATCGACGTCGACCAACAGACCGCAGACCGGAACTATCAGATCCCGCCCGACAACCCGTTTGTCGACCTCGCCGGCGCGCGAGGCGAAGTCTGGGCGTACGGTTTGCGAAATCCGTGGCGGATGAGTTTTGATTCCGAAACGGGCGACCTGTGGGTTGGCGATGTCGGCTGGGAACTTTGGGAGATGCTTAATCGTGTCGAGCGCGGCGGCAACTACGGCTGGTCGGTTTTAGAAGGTTCCCACCCGTCGAACCCCGAACGGAAACGCGGTCCGACACCGATCCTGCCACCGACGATCGAACATTCGCACACCGAATCCTCTTCGATCACCGACGGCCTGACCTACCACGGCTCGCGGTTGCCCGAGCTCCGCGGCACGCACATCTACGGCGACTACGACACCGGAAAAATCTGGGGCTTCCGCTTCGAAGCGGGCCAAGTTGTCGAGCACCGCGAACTAGCCGACACCACGCATCGGATCGTCTCGTTTGGCGAAGACAATAACAACGCGATGTACCTGCTGGATCACACGGCCGGAACGATCCACCGTCTGGTCGCCAATCGCCCCAGCGAGCAACCGAGCCGCTTTCCGCGAAAGCTCAGCGAAACCGGGCTCTTCGATTCCGTGGTCGATCAAACTCCGATGCCTGGCGTGATCCCTTATTCTATCAGCGCCCAACCGTGGGCCGATCATGCGGTCGCCCAGCGGTTTGTCGCGGTTCCCGGCAGCGAGATGATCGAGCCCAAGCCGAAGACGTGGGCATTTCCGACGGGAACCGTCCTGGTCAAAACGCTGTCGCTCGACATGGAGCACGGAAACCCCGCGACGCGGCAACACGTCGAAACGCAGATCTTGCACTACGATGGCATCGATTGGCTGCCGTATACCTACGCCTGGAACCAACAGCAAACCGATGCCACGTTGGTCCCGAGCGATGGCGATCAACGCGCGTTCGAAATCGTCGACCCCGCATCGCCCGGCGGTCTGCGAAATCAGACCTGGCGTTTTGCGGGGCGAGCTGAATGCCAGCGATGCCACAACTCGTGGTCCGGTCCGCCGCTCGGTTTTAATTCGCTGCAATTGAACTGCGATCTCGATATCGGCGACGCTCATGTTTCGCAGCTGGATCGACTGGCCGAGATCGGATTGCTCGACAAACCGATCGATCCCCAAGATCGCGAAAGCTTGGTCGATCCAAGCGATACGTCCGCGGAAACCGCTCCGCGAGCTCGGGCCTATCTGCAAGCCAATTGCGCCCATTGCCATCGCCAGCATGCGGGCGGAGCGGTGTTGTCGAAGATGCATTCCGACGTTCCCCTTTCCGAAACCAACATGCTCGACGCCCGACCGTCGCAGGGGACGTTTGGTATCCACTCGGCGCATGTGATCACACCCGGCGATCCGCTCCGTTCGGTCCTCTGGTACCGGATGGCGAAGCTCGGCAGCGGTCGGATGCCACATATCGGCAGCAGCGAAGTCGACGTGGCGGGACTGGAGTTGATCGGAGATTGGATCGATCAGCTGCCGCCAAGCGAATCGTCCTCCGATGCGGCGGCGCTCCGGCGCCAATCCGATGCGCTGGCGGCACTTGCTGAATTAGAACAGTCGGCGGAAACGGAAACCGACGCGGAAGCGTCGCTGGAAAAACTGTTGTCGACAACCGAAGGCGGCCTGCTGTTGATGAGGTCGCTGCAGCAGAAGACGCTCCCCGAGGCGGTCGCTTCGCTGACGATCGCTCGTGCTGCCAAGCATCCCGACGCCGGCATCCGCGATCTCTTCGAACGCTTTCTGCCGGCGGACCAACGCGTGGAGCGATTGGGCAATGTCGTTGCGACCGATCAAATCCTTGCACTCTCGGGCGATGCAGATCGCGGCCGATTGGTCTTCTTCGAAACCGCGGGCGTATCGTGCAAGAACTGCCACCGAATCGGAGAGGCCGGAACGGCGGTTGGGCCCGACCTGACAACGATCGGCAAAAAGCTCTCCGCCGCCGAATTGCTCGAAAGCATCCTCGAACCCTCCAAGCGAATCGATGCTCCCTACCTGACCTACCTGTTGGAAACGATCGATGGCCGCGTCTTAAGTGGCCTGCTGATCGGCAAGGATGACAACCATATGACGCTTCGCGAAGCGACCGGTACCGTTGTTGTCGTCGCTGCCGATGATATCGAACAACTGGTTCCGCAGCGGAAGTCGCTGATGCCCGAACTGTTGGTCCGCGACCTCACCTCCCAACAGGTCGCCGACCTGTTGTCCTACCTGATTTCGTTAAAGTAA
- a CDS encoding DUF1207 domain-containing protein produces MKTWHTRIQQLRRSIRTQRLEQTHALGFLPTTGVKLLILTLAWGCLLDSIPLARADEFDPFATPVAEPLVVLPQWGWHFLPEGLIYHPYLAGPKESRTSVELLKNDDFGWIYDSSIGGQWGFLRVGSDDPYSPTGVQFDLEASAQMRQTNLASLDLLTSDIRVGFPVSFGRNNHQTKLGVYFLRSHPTDRLIDRIPALRNEDFFQRQSLVLGHSRYFAERFRLYGEAGYAFKSTISKKWELQFGAEYAPVMPTSCFGAPFIAANAYLREEVDFGGTLTLQAGWAWRKKNGRLFRIGAQYANGMSNQFALHDRFEQQLGIGIWHDY; encoded by the coding sequence ATGAAGACTTGGCACACACGGATTCAGCAGTTGCGGCGCAGTATTCGAACCCAACGGTTAGAGCAAACGCATGCATTAGGATTCTTGCCGACAACGGGGGTGAAGCTATTGATTCTCACGCTTGCGTGGGGATGCTTGCTCGATTCAATACCACTTGCGCGGGCAGATGAATTTGACCCTTTTGCGACGCCGGTGGCTGAGCCGCTCGTTGTCCTGCCTCAATGGGGATGGCACTTTCTTCCCGAGGGATTGATCTATCATCCCTACCTCGCTGGACCGAAAGAATCGCGAACGAGTGTCGAACTGCTTAAGAACGATGATTTTGGCTGGATCTACGATTCTTCGATCGGAGGCCAATGGGGATTCTTACGCGTCGGTTCGGACGATCCTTACTCTCCTACCGGTGTGCAGTTCGATCTTGAAGCGTCCGCACAAATGCGTCAAACCAACCTTGCCTCCCTCGATCTCCTCACCAGTGATATTCGTGTAGGGTTTCCTGTTTCGTTTGGGCGTAACAACCATCAAACCAAGCTCGGTGTCTACTTTTTGCGTTCACATCCCACCGACCGTTTGATCGATAGAATTCCCGCGCTCCGTAATGAAGATTTTTTTCAACGTCAATCGCTCGTCCTCGGACATTCTCGGTACTTTGCTGAGCGATTTCGGTTGTACGGCGAGGCGGGTTATGCCTTCAAGTCGACGATCAGCAAAAAATGGGAACTCCAGTTTGGTGCTGAATACGCTCCGGTGATGCCAACCAGCTGTTTCGGTGCACCTTTCATCGCCGCCAACGCTTACCTCAGGGAAGAGGTCGATTTCGGTGGGACATTAACATTGCAAGCCGGTTGGGCATGGCGTAAAAAAAATGGACGACTGTTTCGGATCGGCGCTCAGTATGCGAACGGAATGAGCAATCAATTCGCGCTCCACGACCGGTTTGAGCAACAGCTTGGAATTGGCATATGGCACGATTACTAG
- the nhaA gene encoding Na+/H+ antiporter NhaA, which translates to MDRLARPLARFLHIEATSGIVLMICTAVAIGLANSPWAETYLGFWKTKVNLQFGSFQFEHSLQHIINDGLMALFFFVIGLEVKRELVHGSLSDIRRATLPIAAALGGMIVPAGIYLSMQYGQPAVRGWGIPMATDIAFVVGCLALLGSRVPNSLRVLLLSLAIVDDIGAIIVIAIGYTDHLDVRFLGMAAVVIGVVQLFSYLGVRRFPPYIVAGMIAWYAFHESGVHATLAGVILGLMTPAKASIVPERFRVYLNQTSKSYEADESEVRVRRGEQVRMLQRISRETISPLEYLETALHQWSSYLVIPIFALANAGVAFQLSNVNDPVALAVILGLVVGKPLGVLAFSLLAVKSGLARLPEGLNWSVLAAGSFLAGIGFTMALFIEGLAFGGDSFNNAKTGILVGSGVSAVLGMTFLLWTLPKPTAQSS; encoded by the coding sequence ATCGATCGTCTCGCCCGTCCGCTGGCCCGCTTCTTACATATCGAAGCGACTAGCGGCATCGTGCTGATGATCTGCACCGCCGTGGCGATCGGGCTGGCAAATTCTCCCTGGGCCGAAACCTATCTGGGGTTTTGGAAGACCAAAGTCAATCTGCAGTTTGGTTCGTTTCAATTTGAGCATTCGCTTCAGCACATCATTAACGATGGCCTGATGGCGTTGTTCTTTTTTGTGATCGGGCTGGAGGTCAAACGCGAACTCGTTCACGGCTCGCTCTCGGACATCCGCCGAGCCACGCTGCCGATAGCGGCTGCGCTGGGGGGGATGATCGTTCCGGCCGGCATCTACCTTTCGATGCAGTACGGCCAGCCTGCGGTTCGCGGCTGGGGAATCCCGATGGCGACCGACATCGCGTTTGTCGTCGGCTGTCTGGCACTGCTGGGATCGCGCGTTCCCAACAGTCTCCGCGTGCTGCTGCTATCGTTGGCGATCGTCGACGACATCGGTGCGATCATCGTGATCGCAATCGGCTACACCGACCACTTGGACGTTCGCTTTCTGGGCATGGCTGCGGTGGTTATCGGTGTCGTGCAGTTGTTTTCGTATCTCGGCGTCCGGCGTTTCCCGCCCTACATCGTCGCCGGCATGATCGCTTGGTATGCATTCCACGAATCGGGAGTCCACGCCACGCTTGCCGGCGTGATCCTGGGACTGATGACGCCAGCCAAAGCGTCGATCGTTCCCGAGCGCTTTCGCGTCTACCTCAATCAAACCAGCAAGTCGTATGAAGCGGACGAATCGGAAGTGCGAGTGCGACGCGGCGAACAGGTGCGGATGCTGCAGCGGATATCGCGCGAGACGATCTCGCCGTTGGAGTATTTGGAAACGGCGCTGCACCAATGGAGTAGCTATCTGGTGATCCCAATCTTTGCGTTGGCTAACGCTGGCGTCGCGTTTCAGTTGAGCAACGTCAACGACCCGGTGGCGCTCGCCGTCATCTTGGGCTTGGTTGTTGGCAAGCCGTTGGGCGTGCTTGCGTTCAGTTTGCTGGCGGTCAAAAGCGGCCTGGCGCGGTTGCCCGAGGGACTCAATTGGTCCGTCTTGGCTGCCGGCAGCTTCCTGGCGGGGATCGGTTTCACGATGGCTCTGTTCATCGAAGGGCTCGCCTTTGGCGGCGATAGTTTCAACAACGCCAAGACCGGCATCCTGGTCGGATCGGGCGTCAGCGCCGTGTTGGGGATGACGTTCCTGTTGTGGACACTCCCCAAACCCACAGCTCAATCGTCTTAA